One window of the Actinomyces wuliandei genome contains the following:
- a CDS encoding ATP-grasp domain-containing protein: MTDPVVTLATSKDYPELDEDDRSLPDALRQRGIEPRIAVWDDPEVDWGDSGTVVLRSVRDYAVTRTYADFLAWTRSVPRLLNQPDVVAWNSDKHYLIRLAELGVPTIPTTWLEPGAGYSKHQVHTRFPAYGDFVVKPAISSGGRGTGRYTATDAGSRSAAISNAVHHLGRGRSVMVQRYLEEVDRRGEVSLVYFNGVLSHAVEKDPMLHPSFRATDEVHGEEVSARDPSEQEWLWGERVRKAIHALIKETSGRDVQLLFNRVDVVSDGRGGFYLMEVSLIDAALYLGTSSEALDGFADAIAQRVFW, from the coding sequence GTGACTGATCCCGTCGTGACCCTGGCCACCTCCAAGGACTACCCCGAGCTTGACGAGGACGACCGCAGCCTGCCCGACGCCCTGCGGCAGCGCGGGATCGAGCCGAGGATCGCGGTGTGGGACGACCCGGAGGTGGACTGGGGGGACTCGGGCACGGTGGTGCTGCGCAGCGTGCGTGACTACGCGGTCACGCGCACCTACGCGGACTTCCTTGCCTGGACCCGGTCGGTACCCCGGTTGCTCAACCAGCCCGACGTGGTCGCGTGGAACTCCGACAAGCACTACCTCATCCGTCTGGCGGAGCTGGGCGTCCCCACAATCCCCACCACCTGGCTGGAGCCGGGTGCGGGCTACTCCAAGCACCAGGTCCACACCAGGTTCCCCGCCTACGGGGACTTTGTGGTCAAGCCGGCTATCTCCTCCGGTGGGCGCGGGACCGGGCGCTACACGGCCACTGACGCCGGCTCCCGGTCGGCGGCGATCAGCAACGCGGTGCACCACCTGGGCCGAGGGCGCTCGGTGATGGTCCAGCGCTACCTGGAGGAGGTGGACCGGCGGGGGGAGGTGTCCCTGGTCTACTTCAACGGGGTGCTCTCCCACGCGGTGGAGAAGGACCCGATGCTCCACCCCTCCTTCCGTGCCACCGACGAGGTGCACGGAGAGGAGGTCTCCGCCCGCGACCCCAGCGAGCAGGAGTGGCTGTGGGGAGAGCGTGTCCGCAAGGCCATCCACGCCCTCATCAAGGAGACCTCCGGGCGTGACGTCCAGCTGCTCTTCAACCGGGTGGACGTCGTCAGTGACGGCAGGGGCGGCTTCTACCTCATGGAGGTCTCACTCATTGACGCCGCTCTCTACCTGGGGACCTCGTCGGAGGCGCTGGACGGCTTCGCGGACGCTATCGCCCAGCGGGTCTTCTGGTGA
- a CDS encoding YccF domain-containing protein: MRSVLNVIWVVFGGFWLFLGYLFFGLLACLLVVTIPAGVACFRIAGYVLWPFGREVVPAPGAGAMSGLANLIWFLVAGLWLAVGHVTTAAAQAVTIIGIPLAVGNIKLIPVTCFPFGKQIVSSRRVLR, encoded by the coding sequence ATGCGTAGTGTCCTCAACGTCATCTGGGTCGTCTTCGGAGGCTTCTGGCTCTTTCTGGGCTACCTCTTCTTTGGGCTCCTTGCCTGCCTGCTGGTGGTCACCATCCCCGCTGGGGTCGCCTGCTTCCGGATCGCTGGCTACGTGCTGTGGCCCTTTGGGCGGGAGGTGGTCCCCGCCCCGGGAGCGGGAGCCATGAGCGGGCTGGCGAACCTGATCTGGTTCCTGGTCGCAGGCCTGTGGCTGGCTGTGGGTCACGTGACCACAGCGGCGGCCCAGGCCGTCACGATCATCGGCATCCCGCTGGCTGTCGGCAACATCAAGCTCATCCCGGTGACCTGCTTCCCCTTCGGCAAGCAGATCGTGAGCTCCCGGCGCGTGCTGCGCTGA
- a CDS encoding amino acid permease, giving the protein MNRRHLMMISFGGVIGTGLFLSTGYTINQAGPFGTVLAYAIGALIVYLVMVCLGELSVAMPFTGAFHVYSRTYIGPATGFVTAVLYWLTWTVALGSEFTGAAMIMNGWFPAVPVWVWAAAFITLVLVLNMVSVRVFAEAETLLSGVKVIAIILFIIIGGAAVVGLLPYEGTTSAPLLSNLTAGGLFPNGFAAVFTTILAVNFAFSGTELIGITAGEVKDPAATIPRAIRATLARLVIFFIGSVLVIAALIPWRQAGVEESPFVTVLSRIGVPFADDLMNVVILTAILSAANSGLYASTRMLWSLANEGTLPALLARTNRYGVPALAMALSMVGGLAALLTSVYAASTVYLVLVSVSGLAVVLVWVAIAASHYRFRRHWLAEGHSTEELAYRAPGYPWVSLGALVLSAASCLLIVFDPLQRPALAITAVFLAVCYAGYWAVSRRISL; this is encoded by the coding sequence ATGAACAGGCGGCACCTCATGATGATCAGCTTCGGCGGAGTCATCGGGACCGGCCTGTTCCTGTCCACCGGCTACACGATCAACCAGGCCGGCCCCTTCGGCACCGTCCTGGCCTACGCCATCGGCGCCCTTATCGTCTACCTGGTCATGGTCTGCCTGGGCGAGCTGAGCGTGGCCATGCCCTTCACCGGGGCCTTCCACGTCTACTCACGCACCTACATCGGCCCAGCCACCGGGTTCGTCACCGCCGTCCTGTACTGGCTGACGTGGACGGTCGCCCTGGGCAGCGAGTTCACCGGCGCAGCCATGATCATGAACGGGTGGTTCCCGGCCGTACCCGTATGGGTGTGGGCAGCGGCCTTCATCACCCTGGTACTGGTGCTCAACATGGTCTCCGTCAGGGTGTTCGCCGAGGCAGAGACCCTGCTGTCAGGCGTCAAGGTCATCGCGATCATCCTGTTCATCATCATCGGCGGGGCCGCCGTCGTGGGCCTGCTGCCCTACGAGGGCACCACCTCGGCCCCGCTGCTGTCCAACCTGACCGCAGGAGGGCTCTTCCCCAACGGCTTCGCGGCGGTCTTCACCACGATCCTCGCTGTCAACTTCGCCTTCTCTGGCACCGAGCTGATCGGGATCACCGCCGGGGAGGTCAAGGACCCGGCTGCCACGATCCCCCGAGCCATCCGGGCCACCCTGGCGCGGCTGGTCATCTTCTTCATCGGCTCCGTGCTCGTCATCGCAGCACTCATCCCCTGGAGGCAGGCGGGTGTGGAGGAGAGCCCCTTCGTCACGGTACTGTCCCGGATCGGCGTCCCCTTCGCCGACGACCTGATGAACGTCGTCATCCTCACCGCCATCCTGTCGGCGGCAAACTCGGGCCTCTACGCCTCGACACGCATGCTGTGGTCCCTGGCGAACGAGGGGACCCTGCCTGCGCTCCTGGCCCGGACCAACCGCTACGGGGTTCCCGCCCTGGCTATGGCCCTGTCCATGGTCGGGGGCCTGGCCGCGCTGCTGACCTCCGTCTACGCCGCCTCCACCGTCTACCTGGTGCTGGTCTCGGTCTCAGGCCTGGCGGTGGTGCTGGTGTGGGTGGCCATCGCAGCCTCGCACTACCGGTTCCGCCGCCACTGGCTGGCCGAGGGGCACAGCACCGAGGAGCTGGCCTACCGGGCACCGGGCTACCCGTGGGTGTCCCTGGGTGCCCTGGTGCTGTCCGCGGCGTCGTGCCTGCTCATTGTCTTTGACCCCCTCCAGCGTCCGGCGCTGGCGATTACCGCCGTCTTCCTGGCAGTCTGCTATGCCGGGTACTGGGCAGTCTCACGCAGGATCAGCCTGTAG
- the mmuM gene encoding homocysteine S-methyltransferase, with protein MSSSLGAGRLADPTAPTGPEPRVPAASSLAEALDTGTVILDGAMGTELQARGVDTSRTLWSAQALLDAPGTVTEVHATYLAAGADVIETNSYQASVPALTGVGYDEAGARDLIASSARLALEAARLWDRRRDGAGQHPASLVAGSVGPYGAFLADGSEYTGAYEVSQSELERVHRPRIEALASEGLTVFAMETMPRLDEVRFVTTVLAQAAPGAECWVSFQVRPDGAHLADGTPLAQAAAWADTHPAVVAVGLNCVAPETVARALPVLRRSTAKPLVAYPNSGDCYDPVTKTWTPARGAGRFTALAPDWVEAGVRLVGGCCRTTPEDTEVLAGAVGGRPGR; from the coding sequence ATGAGCAGCTCCCTCGGCGCGGGCAGGTTAGCCGACCCGACGGCTCCCACGGGACCTGAGCCACGTGTGCCTGCCGCCTCATCGCTCGCAGAGGCGCTGGACACCGGCACCGTCATCCTTGACGGTGCCATGGGTACCGAGCTCCAGGCCAGAGGCGTGGACACGAGCCGGACGCTGTGGTCGGCCCAGGCCCTGCTGGACGCCCCCGGCACTGTCACCGAGGTCCACGCCACCTACCTCGCTGCCGGGGCCGACGTCATTGAGACGAACTCCTACCAGGCGAGCGTCCCGGCGCTGACTGGCGTCGGCTACGACGAGGCCGGTGCGCGTGACCTCATCGCCTCCTCAGCCCGCCTGGCGCTGGAGGCAGCCAGGCTGTGGGACAGGCGGCGGGACGGGGCCGGTCAGCACCCTGCGTCCCTCGTCGCGGGCTCCGTGGGCCCCTACGGCGCCTTCCTGGCTGACGGGTCGGAGTACACCGGCGCCTACGAGGTGAGCCAGAGCGAGCTGGAGCGGGTCCACCGCCCGCGCATCGAGGCCCTTGCCTCCGAGGGGCTCACCGTCTTTGCCATGGAGACCATGCCCCGTCTTGATGAGGTCCGGTTCGTGACCACGGTGCTGGCGCAGGCCGCCCCCGGCGCCGAGTGCTGGGTCTCCTTCCAGGTCCGGCCCGACGGCGCCCACCTGGCTGACGGCACGCCCCTGGCCCAGGCGGCCGCATGGGCTGACACCCACCCGGCGGTGGTGGCTGTCGGCCTCAACTGCGTGGCGCCCGAGACCGTGGCCCGGGCGCTTCCCGTGCTGCGTCGCTCCACGGCCAAGCCGCTGGTGGCCTACCCCAACTCGGGGGACTGCTACGACCCGGTGACCAAGACGTGGACGCCCGCCCGGGGAGCGGGACGCTTCACCGCTCTGGCCCCGGACTGGGTCGAGGCGGGCGTGCGGCTGGTCGGTGGGTGCTGCCGTACGACGCCCGAGGACACCGAGGTCCTGGCCGGGGCGGTCGGGGGCCGCCCGGGGCGGTGA
- a CDS encoding DEAD/DEAH box helicase, translated as MTAPALNVMLDSLIPADDPQQAPEPEEVYLAFAEWAESTGRPLYPHQDEALSQILEDRHVIAATPTGSGKSVIALAAHTASLARGGRSYYTAPLKALVSEKFFELVGLFGADNVGMVTGDTSINADAPVICCTAEILANQALREGEDMDVDCVIMDEFHYYADPQRGWAWQVPLLELPQAQMVLLSATLGDVSFFVRDLEARTGRQVAVVDDAVRPVPLEMDYVVEPVGELLQRLVGQDKTPAYVVHFSQKEAVARATALLSTDLVPRSRREETARALGDVRFTKGFGTTLSRLLRSGIGVHHAGMLPRYRRLVERLAREGLLAVVCGTDTLGVGINVPIRTVVLTSLVKFDGSRERHLTAREFHQVAGRAGRAGFDTRGYVEVQAPEHVIDNARALAKAGDDERRRRKVVRKKAPPGRVSWTEGTFARLRDAAPETLTSQFQVTTTMVLALMERPGDPVAHMAALLGRAHVTPAERRVHVRRALDIYRSLRTAGVVEHVSSAQAAADGQPRLRLAVDLPWEFALNQPLAPFALAAMDVLNLDSPSHTLDVVSVVEATLEDPRPLLYAQQKAARGEAVAAMKAEGLDYEERMAALEEVTWPRPLADLLTPALEMYRAANPWVAEYELSPKSVVREMVENAMTFSDLVARYDLGRSEGVVLRYLTDAYRALRQVVPEEHRTPEVLELVEWLGELVRAVDSSLLDEWEALGAAQVGALETAATQGTTVLRPGQRLGEPSAGVERAFGADADGKVALTRNLHAFRVAVRREMFRRVELMARDDVETLGRLDASSGWGEDRWDQVLGRYWEEYDWIGTDTSARALALAPLDEDPDEAALAAAGVSERLREALEVQGRRVWLATQVVDDPEGDHDWRLTALVDLAECDRQESVVVHLLRVGPQG; from the coding sequence ATGACAGCCCCGGCCCTCAACGTCATGCTCGACTCCCTCATCCCGGCTGACGACCCGCAGCAGGCGCCCGAGCCCGAGGAGGTCTACCTGGCCTTTGCCGAGTGGGCCGAGTCGACAGGCCGCCCCCTCTACCCACACCAGGACGAGGCGCTGTCCCAGATCCTTGAGGACCGCCACGTCATCGCCGCCACCCCCACGGGCTCAGGCAAGTCCGTCATTGCCCTGGCTGCCCACACCGCCTCCCTGGCCCGGGGCGGGCGCTCCTACTACACCGCCCCGCTCAAGGCCCTGGTCAGCGAGAAGTTCTTCGAGCTCGTGGGGCTGTTCGGTGCCGACAACGTCGGCATGGTCACCGGTGACACCTCCATCAACGCCGACGCGCCCGTCATCTGCTGCACCGCCGAGATCCTGGCCAACCAGGCGCTGCGCGAGGGCGAGGACATGGACGTCGACTGCGTCATCATGGACGAGTTCCACTACTACGCCGACCCGCAGCGAGGGTGGGCGTGGCAGGTCCCTCTCCTGGAGCTGCCTCAGGCCCAGATGGTGCTTCTGTCGGCGACCCTGGGGGACGTCAGCTTCTTCGTGCGGGACCTGGAGGCCCGCACCGGCCGCCAGGTCGCCGTCGTCGACGACGCCGTGCGCCCCGTGCCCCTGGAGATGGACTACGTCGTGGAGCCGGTCGGTGAGCTCCTCCAGCGGCTCGTGGGCCAGGACAAGACGCCAGCCTACGTCGTCCACTTCTCCCAGAAGGAGGCCGTGGCGCGTGCGACCGCGCTGCTGAGCACGGACCTGGTGCCCAGGTCCCGCAGGGAGGAGACCGCCCGGGCGCTGGGTGACGTCCGCTTCACCAAGGGCTTCGGGACCACGCTGTCGCGGCTGCTGCGCAGCGGGATCGGGGTGCACCACGCCGGGATGCTGCCGCGCTACCGCAGGCTCGTCGAACGGCTGGCCCGCGAGGGGCTGCTTGCCGTCGTCTGCGGGACCGACACCCTGGGGGTCGGCATCAACGTGCCTATCCGCACCGTGGTCCTGACCTCCCTGGTGAAGTTTGACGGGTCCCGGGAGCGCCACCTCACGGCGCGGGAGTTCCACCAGGTCGCGGGCCGGGCCGGGCGGGCGGGTTTCGACACCCGCGGCTACGTGGAGGTCCAGGCCCCAGAGCACGTCATCGACAACGCCCGGGCGCTGGCCAAGGCGGGTGACGACGAGCGCAGGCGGCGCAAGGTCGTGCGCAAGAAGGCCCCTCCCGGCCGGGTGAGCTGGACGGAGGGGACCTTTGCACGCCTGCGCGACGCCGCCCCGGAGACGCTGACCAGCCAGTTCCAGGTCACCACCACCATGGTGCTGGCCCTTATGGAGCGGCCCGGCGACCCGGTGGCCCACATGGCCGCCCTGCTGGGGCGTGCCCACGTCACACCCGCTGAGCGGCGCGTGCACGTGCGCCGGGCGCTGGACATCTACCGGTCCCTGCGCACCGCAGGGGTGGTGGAGCACGTCTCCTCCGCCCAGGCCGCCGCCGACGGGCAGCCACGCCTGCGCCTGGCGGTGGACCTTCCCTGGGAGTTCGCCCTCAACCAGCCCCTGGCACCCTTCGCCCTGGCCGCCATGGACGTGCTCAACCTGGACTCCCCCAGTCACACGCTGGACGTGGTCTCAGTGGTGGAGGCCACGCTGGAGGACCCGCGCCCGCTCCTGTACGCCCAGCAGAAGGCTGCCCGGGGAGAGGCGGTGGCAGCCATGAAGGCTGAGGGCCTGGACTACGAGGAGCGCATGGCGGCCCTGGAGGAGGTCACCTGGCCGCGCCCCCTGGCTGACCTGCTGACCCCTGCCCTGGAGATGTACCGGGCTGCCAACCCGTGGGTGGCCGAGTACGAGCTCTCCCCGAAGTCCGTGGTGCGGGAGATGGTGGAGAACGCCATGACCTTCTCCGACCTGGTGGCTCGCTACGACCTGGGGCGCAGCGAGGGGGTCGTCCTGCGCTACCTCACCGACGCCTACCGGGCGCTGCGCCAGGTGGTGCCCGAGGAGCACCGCACCCCGGAGGTGCTCGAGCTCGTCGAGTGGCTGGGCGAGCTGGTGCGGGCAGTTGACTCCTCCCTCCTGGACGAGTGGGAGGCGCTGGGGGCCGCCCAGGTGGGGGCGCTGGAGACGGCTGCGACGCAGGGGACGACAGTCCTGCGCCCGGGCCAGCGGCTCGGGGAGCCCTCAGCAGGCGTGGAGCGGGCCTTCGGCGCTGACGCTGACGGCAAGGTCGCCCTCACCCGCAACCTGCACGCCTTCCGGGTGGCGGTCCGCCGTGAGATGTTCCGGCGCGTGGAGCTTATGGCCCGCGACGACGTCGAGACGCTGGGACGGCTGGACGCCTCCTCCGGCTGGGGTGAGGACCGGTGGGACCAGGTGCTGGGCCGCTACTGGGAGGAGTACGACTGGATCGGCACCGACACCTCCGCCCGTGCGCTCGCCCTGGCTCCCCTGGACGAGGACCCCGACGAGGCTGCGCTGGCCGCTGCGGGCGTCAGCGAGAGGCTGCGTGAGGCCCTGGAGGTACAAGGTCGGCGAGTATGGTTGGCCACACAGGTTGTCGACGACCCCGAGGGGGATCACGACTGGCGCCTGACAGCCCTGGTCGACCTGGCCGAGTGCGACCGCCAGGAGAGCGTCGTCGTCCACCTGCTGCGCGTGGGGCCGCAGGGCTGA
- a CDS encoding DUF4241 domain-containing protein has product MTLVRVGEDWLIDTIDDYYTDPGDPLMPDSQRSQLFSKARGMPSWRDLDLVGEDEDESDNPDPGSLFAAGWAREPVDVYELAREADETEGEAWQQVLAEARHNAEVVPTTVVDVGQFRHEGVLAVGDAGGRAGAMLVCSAQADPSLAVAQVVLATFTRTRGGKVEKDTRVAAVRAVLAEADPLRWKRAVLVPGGGHVVGVDSGSAAIVDAAAYLGMTNRQWTSAWRGSLSRRATLLGGESSPIGVITTSGWGDGGYGVYWGLDAHDQPVQLVVDYGVLREPALPPAVVTGDDE; this is encoded by the coding sequence GTGACGCTGGTCCGCGTCGGCGAGGACTGGCTGATTGACACGATCGACGACTACTACACCGATCCTGGTGACCCTCTCATGCCTGACAGCCAGCGCAGCCAGCTGTTCAGCAAGGCCAGGGGTATGCCGTCGTGGCGGGATCTTGACCTGGTCGGGGAGGACGAGGACGAGAGCGACAACCCCGACCCCGGCTCCCTGTTCGCCGCAGGCTGGGCACGCGAGCCCGTTGATGTCTATGAGCTGGCGCGCGAGGCGGACGAGACAGAGGGGGAGGCGTGGCAGCAGGTCCTGGCTGAGGCCCGGCACAACGCGGAGGTCGTCCCGACCACGGTTGTGGATGTCGGCCAGTTTCGTCACGAGGGAGTCCTGGCGGTCGGTGACGCTGGGGGCAGGGCGGGCGCGATGCTGGTGTGCAGCGCACAGGCTGACCCCTCCCTCGCCGTCGCTCAGGTGGTGCTGGCGACGTTCACCAGGACTCGCGGGGGGAAGGTGGAGAAGGACACGCGAGTGGCCGCAGTGCGGGCCGTCCTTGCTGAGGCCGACCCCCTCCGGTGGAAGCGCGCAGTGCTGGTGCCAGGAGGAGGGCACGTGGTGGGCGTGGACTCCGGCTCGGCGGCCATTGTGGACGCTGCCGCGTACCTGGGCATGACGAACCGGCAGTGGACCTCGGCGTGGAGGGGCTCCCTGTCGCGCAGGGCGACGCTCCTGGGTGGTGAGTCCAGCCCCATTGGGGTAATCACCACTTCCGGGTGGGGTGATGGCGGCTACGGCGTGTACTGGGGTCTCGACGCTCATGACCAGCCGGTGCAGTTGGTAGTTGACTACGGGGTCCTGCGGGAGCCTGCCCTCCCACCAGCCGTGGTGACGGGCGACGACGAGTAG
- a CDS encoding alanine/glycine:cation symporter family protein, protein MDALAADLQAVADWVTLHVTMWVLIGTGLVLTVRTRVVQVRHLGSMLRQVLGSRSGAHGGISSFQAFAISLAARVGVGNIFGVAAALLLGGPGAVFWMWVVALVGMATAFFEATLAQLFKVRDPDGSFRGGPAFYMARGMRNRVLAGVYAVITVVTCGFVITSVQSNAIAGTLLSAVGTGGSTLPGLGGLSAAQLVIAALVLVFTAMVVLGGVRAVARVTEWMAPIMALVYIVMVLVICLTHVGEFLTVLREIITSAFSPRPLVGGLGGGILAAVINGTRRGLFSNEAGQGTAPNAAATATVTHPVHQGLIQSLGVFIDTIVVCTATAFVILIAGPEVWQAPGADPSSLTTMAVAHELGAWTVLPMAVLVFVLAYSSIIAAYVYSDTNMSFLTGGRRWATWAVRLLSVLSATVGALLSLEVVWNAVDIAMAVMTVTNLVALLALSGWGLGALRDWEAQKRAGAAVPVFVARDNPYLPGPLLGDVWDVATGENAPQHLRQAPPATAADTADTRKEPRP, encoded by the coding sequence ATGGATGCTCTCGCTGCTGACCTTCAGGCCGTCGCCGACTGGGTGACCCTTCACGTCACCATGTGGGTCCTCATCGGCACCGGGCTGGTTCTCACCGTGCGCACCCGTGTGGTCCAGGTCCGCCACCTGGGCAGTATGCTGCGCCAGGTCCTCGGCTCCCGCTCAGGCGCGCACGGGGGAATCTCCTCCTTCCAGGCCTTCGCCATCTCCCTGGCCGCACGGGTCGGGGTGGGCAACATCTTCGGCGTCGCCGCCGCCCTGCTGCTGGGAGGGCCGGGCGCCGTGTTCTGGATGTGGGTGGTGGCCCTGGTCGGCATGGCCACCGCCTTCTTCGAGGCGACCCTGGCCCAGCTGTTCAAGGTGCGCGACCCCGATGGCTCCTTCCGCGGCGGACCCGCCTTCTACATGGCCCGGGGGATGAGAAACCGGGTTCTGGCTGGCGTCTACGCGGTCATCACGGTGGTTACCTGCGGCTTTGTCATCACCTCGGTGCAGTCCAACGCCATCGCCGGCACACTGCTGTCGGCGGTGGGCACGGGCGGCTCGACACTTCCTGGCCTGGGCGGACTCAGTGCCGCCCAGCTGGTCATCGCCGCCCTCGTCCTCGTCTTCACCGCCATGGTGGTGCTTGGCGGCGTGCGGGCCGTGGCCCGTGTCACCGAGTGGATGGCCCCGATCATGGCGCTGGTCTACATCGTCATGGTCCTCGTCATCTGCCTGACGCATGTCGGCGAGTTCCTCACCGTCCTCAGGGAGATCATCACCTCCGCCTTCTCGCCCCGTCCCCTGGTGGGCGGCCTGGGCGGCGGGATCCTGGCCGCAGTCATCAACGGCACCAGACGGGGGCTGTTCTCCAACGAGGCGGGCCAGGGCACCGCCCCCAACGCCGCTGCCACGGCCACGGTCACCCACCCCGTCCACCAGGGCCTCATCCAGTCCCTGGGCGTGTTCATCGACACGATCGTGGTGTGCACCGCGACCGCTTTCGTCATCCTCATCGCGGGGCCTGAGGTGTGGCAGGCGCCGGGGGCGGACCCCTCCTCCCTCACGACGATGGCGGTCGCCCACGAGCTGGGGGCCTGGACGGTGCTGCCCATGGCTGTTCTGGTCTTCGTGCTCGCCTACTCCTCGATCATCGCCGCCTACGTCTACTCCGACACCAACATGTCCTTCCTGACCGGGGGCAGGAGGTGGGCCACGTGGGCGGTGCGGCTGCTGTCGGTCCTCTCCGCCACGGTGGGCGCCCTGCTCTCCCTGGAGGTGGTGTGGAACGCCGTTGACATCGCCATGGCGGTCATGACGGTGACCAACCTCGTCGCCCTCCTCGCCCTGTCGGGCTGGGGCCTGGGAGCGCTGAGGGACTGGGAGGCGCAGAAGCGCGCGGGCGCTGCCGTGCCCGTCTTCGTCGCCAGGGACAACCCCTACCTGCCCGGCCCCCTCCTCGGGGACGTGTGGGACGTGGCGACAGGTGAGAACGCTCCACAGCATCTCCGGCAGGCACCCCCTGCCACCGCAGCAGACACAGCAGACACACGAAAGGAGCCCCGACCGTGA
- a CDS encoding alanine/glycine:cation symporter family protein, translating into MSLEEQVATVLELVSDTFYTYVLAVLLVGAGIYLTVRTRGVQVRHWGTMLASVVRSRTGARGGISSFQAFAVGLAARVGIGNIAGVAIAVVAGGPGALFWMWVVAVIGMATGFTESTLAQVFKERGRDFTFRGGPAYYIKNGLGSRLLGSVFAVMCIVSVGVTVVMVQTNALAGVVSATVPSVQPWMVGVCLVLLTGPVVLGGLRSVARVTEWLSPVMALVYVVVALVVIVANIAEVPGVLASVVRGAFGADQALFGTAGGMVAALVNGVRRGLFSNEAGLGTVPNAAGTATVSHPVRQGLIQGFGVFVDTVVVCTATGLLILLATDTYQPGNDSLVGAVLTQQAVAEHLGSWTTWPMVVLIFVLVFSTVLGCYSYSQVNVNFLGGQHRAEQAFGVLLTAAAFTGCVLTLPVVWALTDIALGLLGLLNLVVIVLLSPWALGALRDFEAQRREGRDPVFSGHANPYLPGDVVEGVWEPEEPGAEVPFR; encoded by the coding sequence GTGAGCCTGGAGGAGCAGGTCGCCACCGTCCTCGAGCTGGTCAGCGACACCTTCTACACCTACGTCCTGGCGGTCCTCCTGGTGGGGGCAGGCATCTACCTCACCGTGCGCACCCGCGGCGTCCAGGTGCGTCACTGGGGCACCATGCTGGCCTCCGTGGTGCGCTCGCGCACGGGCGCGCGCGGAGGGATCTCCTCCTTCCAGGCCTTCGCCGTCGGCCTGGCGGCCCGGGTGGGCATCGGCAACATCGCCGGGGTGGCCATCGCCGTCGTCGCCGGAGGACCGGGTGCCCTGTTCTGGATGTGGGTGGTGGCCGTCATCGGCATGGCCACAGGCTTCACCGAGTCCACGCTGGCCCAGGTCTTCAAGGAGAGGGGACGCGACTTCACCTTCCGGGGTGGGCCCGCCTACTACATCAAGAACGGCCTGGGTTCGCGGCTCCTGGGGAGCGTCTTTGCAGTCATGTGCATCGTCTCCGTGGGCGTCACCGTGGTCATGGTCCAGACCAACGCCCTGGCGGGGGTGGTCAGCGCGACCGTGCCCTCCGTCCAGCCGTGGATGGTCGGGGTCTGCCTGGTGCTGCTCACCGGCCCCGTGGTCCTGGGCGGGCTGAGGTCCGTGGCGCGGGTGACCGAGTGGCTGTCCCCGGTGATGGCGCTGGTCTACGTCGTCGTCGCCCTCGTGGTCATCGTGGCCAACATCGCCGAGGTCCCGGGAGTGCTCGCCTCTGTCGTGCGCGGCGCCTTCGGGGCTGACCAGGCGCTGTTCGGGACTGCGGGCGGGATGGTCGCCGCGCTCGTCAACGGCGTGCGCCGCGGCCTGTTCTCCAACGAGGCCGGCCTGGGGACCGTGCCTAACGCCGCCGGCACGGCCACGGTCTCCCACCCGGTGCGGCAGGGGCTCATCCAGGGCTTCGGGGTCTTCGTGGACACGGTCGTGGTGTGCACGGCGACCGGGCTGCTGATCCTCCTGGCCACCGACACCTACCAGCCTGGCAACGACTCCCTCGTGGGGGCGGTCCTGACCCAGCAGGCCGTGGCGGAACACCTGGGGTCGTGGACGACCTGGCCCATGGTGGTCCTCATCTTCGTCCTCGTCTTCTCCACGGTCCTGGGCTGCTACTCCTACTCCCAGGTCAACGTCAACTTCCTGGGCGGTCAGCACCGTGCCGAGCAGGCCTTCGGCGTGCTGCTGACTGCTGCGGCCTTCACCGGGTGCGTGCTGACGCTGCCCGTGGTGTGGGCACTGACAGACATCGCCCTGGGGCTGCTTGGCCTGCTCAACCTGGTGGTGATCGTGTTGCTGTCACCATGGGCGCTGGGGGCGCTGCGCGACTTTGAGGCCCAGCGCCGGGAGGGCCGGGACCCAGTGTTTTCCGGGCACGCCAACCCCTACCTGCCCGGTGACGTCGTCGAGGGTGTCTGGGAGCCTGAGGAGCCGGGAGCCGAGGTCCCCTTCCGGTAG